In Doryrhamphus excisus isolate RoL2022-K1 chromosome 7, RoL_Dexc_1.0, whole genome shotgun sequence, one genomic interval encodes:
- the LOC131132366 gene encoding nucleobindin-2-like — MAFNSRSNGKMWWNPVLLINWVLVLGQFLNVDAVPISIDKTKIKEPDIKTEAAPASVDTGLHYDRYLREVIDFLEKDQHFREKLHNTDMEDIKQGKLAKELDFVSHHVRTSLDELKRQEVNRLRTLIKARHDKEGGNDIAVDHQALLKQFEYLNHMNPHTFEVDDLDRLIKSATNDLENFDKERHEEFKRYKMMKDHDRREHLMTLDEEQRKQEEEHYEELRKKHADHPKVNHPGSENQLKEVWEETDGLDPEDFDPKTFFNLHDTNGDGFFDEQELESLFTKELEKIYDPTNEEDDMVEMEEERLRMREHVMNEVDSNRDRLVSLDEFLTATNKKEFLEPDSWETLEQNQAYTDEEMREFEEHLARQEQDLHHKAADLQKQRDELERQQEQLNAQKMELQQAVDHMEQLKAQKLQPPPEVQVEGNDIPEIHHQDTLLVHEQQQQPDEAPPHQDSSLDRDQPGQDLPPGHQEIPQGENHQP, encoded by the exons ATGGCGTTTAACAGTCGTAGTAAC GGCAAAATGTGGTGGAATCCTGTCCTACTCATCAACTGGGTTCTGGTACTTGGCCAGTTCTTAAATGTGGATGCGGTTCCTATCAGTATTGACAAAACCAAAATCAAAGAACCAGACATAAAAACTGAAGCAGCTCCGGCCAGTGTG GACACGGGCCTCCATTATGACCGCTACCTCAGGGAAGTCATTGATTTTCTGGAAAAAGATCAACATTTCAGAGAAAAACTTCATAATACAGACATGGAGGACATCAAG CAAGGTAAATTAGCCAAAGAGCTGGACTTTGTCAGCCACCACGTCAGAACAAGTCTGGATGAGTTGaagaggcaggaagtgaaccgaCTCCGAACCCTGATTAAGGCTCGGCATGACAAGGAAGGTGGAAATG ACATTGCGGTGGACCACCAGGCTCTGTTGAAACAGTTTGAATACTTGAACCACATGAATCCACACACGTTTGAAGTGGACGACCTGGATCGCCTCATCAAATCG GCCACCAACGACCTGGAGAACTTCGACAAAGAGCGTCACGAGGAGTTCAAGAGGTATAAAATGATGAAGGACCACGACAGACGGGAGCACCTGATGACGCTGGACGAGGAGCAACGCAAGCAAGAGGAGGAGCACTACGAGGAGCTGAGGAAAAAACACGCCGACCACCCCAAAGTCAACCACCCG GGAAGCGAGAATCAACTCAAGGAagtttgggaggaaaccgatgGCTTAGATCCCGAGGATTTTGACCCTAAAACGTTTTTTAATTTGCACG ACACCAACGGAGACGGGTTCTTTGACGAACAAGAACTGGAGTCGCTGTTCACTAAGGAG CTGGAGAAGATCTACGATCCCACCAACGAGGAAGACGACATGGTGGAAATGGAGGAGGAGCGTTTACGCATGCGGGAACACGTCATGAACGAG GTGGATTCCAACAGAGACCGTCTGGTCTCCTTAGACGAGTTCCTGACCGCCACCAACAAGAAGGAATTCTTGGAGCCCGACAGTTGGGAG ACGTTGGAGCAGAACCAGGCCTACACGGACGAGGAGATGAGGGAATTCGAGGAGCACCTCGCTCGGCAGGAGCAGGACCTCCACCATAAGGCCGCCGACCTCCAGAAGCAGCGAGACGAGCTGGAGAGACAACAGGAGCAGCTCAACGCGCAGAAAATGGAGTTGCAGCAG GCTGTGGATCACATGGAACAGCTCAAGGCTCAAAAACTCCAACCCCCTCCTGAGGTCCAAG TTGAAGGAAACGACATCCCAGAGATCCACCATCAAGACACGCTCCTCGTCCacgaacagcagcagcagcccgaCGAAGCCCCGCCTCATCAAGACTCGTCTCTGGACCGCGACCAGCCAGGACAGGATTTGCCACCAGGACACCAGGAAATACCACAAGGAGAGAACCACCAGCCGTGA